The proteins below come from a single Oxobacter pfennigii genomic window:
- a CDS encoding sigma-70 family RNA polymerase sigma factor: MKTKISTCRSKEKGGGPLKITEDNFIVQMKKRNEKALEYVIDNYAWILKTVIKKHLFYLPDLYEECINDCLLAIWNNIYLYVPERNSFKNWIGGIAKYKSIDYLRKHLRDLENENIDDVTISVEDNSLKSVLTRELEEETEKVLNSLSQETREIFKQLYFEGKDIDELAEATGFSKSVLYNRISRGKKKIRKEMRGGH, translated from the coding sequence GTGAAGACAAAAATATCTACATGTAGAAGTAAAGAAAAAGGAGGTGGGCCATTGAAAATAACCGAAGATAATTTCATTGTGCAGATGAAAAAGAGGAATGAGAAAGCCCTGGAGTATGTTATTGATAACTATGCCTGGATTCTTAAAACCGTTATAAAAAAACATTTATTTTACCTTCCTGACCTTTATGAAGAGTGTATAAATGATTGTCTTCTGGCTATTTGGAATAATATTTACCTTTATGTCCCTGAAAGAAACAGCTTTAAAAATTGGATAGGTGGAATTGCTAAATATAAATCCATAGATTATCTGAGAAAACACTTAAGGGATTTGGAAAATGAGAACATAGATGATGTAACAATATCTGTGGAAGACAACTCACTAAAGTCAGTATTAACCAGAGAGCTTGAGGAAGAAACGGAAAAAGTTCTAAACAGTTTATCTCAAGAGACCAGGGAAATTTTCAAGCAATTGTATTTTGAAGGGAAAGATATAGATGAATTAGCCGAGGCCACCGGATTCAGTAAATCTGTCTTATATAACAGAATTTCCAGGGGAAAGAAGAAAATCCGAAAGGAAATGCGAGGAGGGCATTGA
- a CDS encoding ABC transporter ATP-binding protein — protein MFSIIEIKNLTKLYGQKGAVCRALHEVNFEVEAGAFVAVMGPSGSGKTTLLNIISTIDKPSQGQVIIDGRDTGALREKELALFRRDTIGFVFQEFNLLDNMTIRDNIALPLTLNNINAEKILHRVRELTALFGIDNQLDKYPYQLSGGQKQRAAVCRALVNQPKILFADEPTGALDSKAASELLACFQNVRSRYKTTVVMVTHDASAASYCDRVMFLKDGMISGKLETNGNTEEFFKKILNMVALLGGERNELL, from the coding sequence ATGTTTTCGATAATTGAGATAAAGAACCTGACCAAGCTATATGGACAAAAGGGAGCTGTTTGCCGTGCACTCCATGAGGTCAATTTTGAGGTAGAGGCAGGTGCCTTTGTGGCTGTCATGGGCCCATCCGGCTCCGGAAAGACGACCTTGCTTAACATCATTTCTACCATTGATAAGCCGTCTCAAGGCCAGGTGATTATTGACGGCCGCGACACAGGGGCTCTAAGAGAAAAAGAACTGGCCTTGTTTCGCAGAGATACAATTGGGTTTGTCTTTCAGGAGTTTAATTTGCTGGATAATATGACTATCCGGGATAATATCGCCTTGCCTTTAACTCTTAATAATATAAATGCTGAAAAGATTTTGCACCGGGTCAGGGAGCTGACAGCGCTGTTCGGTATAGACAACCAGCTTGATAAATATCCCTACCAGCTTTCAGGCGGGCAAAAGCAAAGAGCGGCTGTCTGCCGTGCTCTGGTCAACCAACCTAAAATACTGTTTGCCGACGAGCCTACCGGTGCGCTGGACTCTAAAGCGGCATCCGAGCTTTTAGCCTGTTTTCAAAATGTCAGAAGCAGGTACAAAACGACGGTGGTGATGGTAACCCATGATGCGTCTGCCGCCAGCTACTGCGACCGGGTGATGTTTTTAAAAGACGGGATGATCAGCGGTAAACTGGAGACAAACGGCAATACCGAAGAATTCTTTAAAAAGATTCTGAATATGGTGGCCTTGCTGGGAGGTGAAAGGAATGAACTCCTTTAA
- a CDS encoding sensor histidine kinase translates to MIFGRMLFGCMLQLAPFAFLCIYPFVDHLRYSKKKAGLLTAGLILLLSTLFAGICTYLVTIFPPGQALFNYANAVFMVCLIPCLIWYIFVVKEIWQKKLFVFFFTMTSALAMVSVCNILVTWFYRGKEVDGLPYYGTSLIILAAFTAVTLPLLWLLLKHGYKPVADGLSRKESGYLSLLSVLLFAVLASGLIPINYVNIYNPMSLFLYFALIIAVFVIYFVCFKLFFHTHEKLAVQRQLTQMEHQLALRDEQYRRITGSIENSRRIRHDFRHHIIVLQGFLTAGAILEAETYLNRYVRTLNEYEIAKFCDHTIVNTIVNHYRTLATENEIAFTARIDLPAEITVQNSDISVLLGNLLENAIEAALRAPEENRVIRMSIIRSGKMLAIAVDNGFDGRVKREGRRYLSLKENHTGIGLQSIKGIANKYNGGAEFGHEGLTFHASVMLGIPS, encoded by the coding sequence ATGATTTTCGGGCGGATGCTTTTCGGCTGTATGCTGCAACTGGCGCCTTTTGCCTTTTTATGCATATATCCCTTTGTTGATCATCTCAGATATTCAAAGAAGAAAGCAGGACTTTTAACCGCCGGGCTGATTCTGCTTCTCAGCACCCTGTTCGCCGGGATCTGCACTTATCTGGTAACGATTTTTCCACCGGGGCAGGCTTTATTTAACTATGCCAACGCTGTTTTTATGGTCTGCCTGATTCCCTGCCTTATTTGGTATATTTTTGTGGTGAAAGAAATCTGGCAAAAGAAGCTGTTTGTCTTTTTTTTCACCATGACCAGTGCTTTGGCCATGGTTTCGGTCTGCAATATCCTGGTAACATGGTTTTATCGGGGAAAAGAAGTGGACGGGCTTCCTTATTACGGCACAAGCTTGATTATTCTCGCCGCTTTCACGGCAGTTACGCTGCCGCTTTTATGGCTGCTGCTCAAACATGGCTATAAGCCGGTGGCCGATGGATTGAGCCGGAAGGAAAGCGGATATCTGTCCCTTTTGTCGGTGCTTCTGTTCGCCGTGCTGGCAAGCGGACTTATTCCAATCAATTACGTGAACATATATAACCCAATGTCGTTGTTTCTCTATTTTGCCCTGATCATTGCGGTCTTTGTCATCTATTTTGTTTGCTTCAAGCTTTTTTTCCATACTCACGAAAAGCTGGCCGTTCAGCGTCAGCTGACCCAAATGGAGCATCAGCTGGCCCTTCGTGATGAACAATACCGCAGGATTACCGGCAGCATAGAAAACAGCCGCAGGATACGTCATGATTTTCGTCACCATATCATAGTCCTTCAGGGATTTTTGACCGCCGGAGCCATCCTTGAAGCAGAAACCTATTTAAACCGGTATGTGCGGACATTAAATGAATATGAAATCGCAAAATTTTGTGATCATACAATCGTCAATACCATTGTCAATCATTATAGAACGCTGGCAACGGAAAATGAGATAGCTTTTACAGCCCGAATAGATCTTCCTGCAGAAATCACCGTACAGAATTCCGATATTTCCGTTCTCCTCGGAAATCTCCTGGAAAATGCCATTGAGGCGGCCTTACGTGCGCCGGAAGAAAACCGGGTAATCCGCATGAGCATCATCCGCTCCGGCAAAATGCTTGCCATCGCAGTAGACAACGGATTTGACGGAAGGGTGAAGCGAGAGGGACGCCGTTACCTTTCACTAAAAGAAAATCATACCGGCATTGGCTTGCAGAGCATCAAAGGCATTGCAAACAAATATAACGGCGGCGCTGAATTTGGACATGAGGGGCTTACCTTTCACGCTTCGGTTATGCTGGGTATCCCTTCTTAG
- a CDS encoding FtsX-like permease family protein, translating into MNSFKISWLLFKNNLKLYRFYLTVLTLTTAIYYNFLAVNYNPYLQVLGEQYIFAQAASSLCSIILLLTVMSFMFHANNFFYKLRYKEIGTYMLMGIPGNKIGAVFALESILLGGTAVITGLPIGLLFSKLFFMLLGNAMILNIQIPFYIPHKAVGMLLLIFAFIILLMGIKNYLRVRRSRLIEILNVSKKEQQLPKIRWIRGITGMACITAAYYISLNIFDLPFDLRMDFFQATVLVLILICIGTYLFFGSFLAIVLNALIQKKKVIYKRSRLVSFSNTLFSMGTNYRSFSMTAILCASTLAAFSGSLALKYFADTNTAVEAPYSISYFDQDEATNKKIRELIQESSHQILAEHASNFLIGNVSYNYVYGERTGTCLITSISEVKKSLMITRPKDYQQILKTIELRDNETVKILHSNLVFSGISYVGQDFVMEGRSYVLKKEVKLPFIGQLGGIGKYDTYIVTDKQYSELKENGKEMTLYGINITQPEDSIELVGKIAGVMKNPGENLNSYAGQYQYKYYLIGAFYFMGLVMSIVFVISTFSTMYFKILSDAILDREQYRILMKIGMTEQEVAKSIYTQVGIAFILPVLLGIIHGVMAIKALESFIHYQFTGSIITGVVVLILVMAGFYLFISKRYRNMVVKGWNIYETA; encoded by the coding sequence ATGAACTCCTTTAAAATTTCCTGGCTGCTCTTTAAGAACAACCTGAAACTCTACCGGTTTTACTTAACGGTCCTCACCCTTACGACGGCCATCTATTATAATTTTCTGGCGGTCAATTACAATCCTTACCTGCAGGTTCTCGGTGAGCAGTATATATTTGCACAGGCAGCTAGTTCTCTGTGCAGTATCATCCTGCTTCTTACTGTGATGTCGTTTATGTTCCATGCAAATAACTTTTTTTACAAGCTGCGTTATAAAGAAATCGGCACCTACATGCTCATGGGCATTCCAGGCAATAAAATCGGAGCAGTCTTTGCGCTGGAAAGTATACTGCTGGGTGGAACGGCAGTTATTACCGGACTGCCTATTGGCCTGCTGTTTTCCAAACTGTTCTTTATGCTGCTTGGAAATGCCATGATTCTGAATATTCAGATTCCCTTTTATATTCCGCATAAGGCTGTCGGCATGCTGCTTCTGATATTTGCCTTCATCATTCTTTTAATGGGCATTAAAAATTACCTTAGGGTCCGCAGGAGCAGGCTTATTGAAATACTGAATGTATCGAAGAAAGAACAGCAGTTGCCTAAAATCAGGTGGATTCGCGGCATTACCGGCATGGCTTGCATAACTGCGGCTTATTATATATCCCTGAATATATTTGACTTACCCTTTGATTTGAGGATGGATTTTTTTCAGGCTACGGTTTTAGTTCTGATCCTTATCTGTATCGGTACCTATTTATTCTTCGGCAGTTTTTTAGCCATTGTCCTTAACGCACTGATTCAGAAGAAAAAAGTCATTTATAAAAGGTCAAGACTGGTGAGCTTCAGCAATACGTTATTCAGTATGGGCACAAATTACCGCAGCTTCTCCATGACAGCGATTTTATGCGCCTCAACTTTGGCTGCCTTCAGCGGTAGCCTTGCACTTAAATATTTTGCCGACACCAATACGGCTGTCGAAGCGCCTTACAGCATCTCTTATTTCGATCAGGATGAGGCTACGAACAAAAAAATCAGAGAGCTGATTCAAGAATCTTCGCATCAGATTCTTGCCGAGCACGCTTCCAATTTTCTGATAGGTAATGTGTCCTATAACTACGTCTACGGAGAACGTACCGGGACCTGCTTGATCACCAGTATTTCCGAGGTTAAAAAGTCATTAATGATAACCCGGCCTAAGGATTATCAGCAAATATTAAAGACTATTGAACTTAGGGATAATGAGACGGTAAAAATATTACACTCCAATCTGGTCTTTTCAGGCATTAGTTACGTCGGACAGGATTTCGTTATGGAAGGTAGAAGCTACGTCTTAAAAAAAGAGGTAAAGCTGCCCTTTATCGGTCAACTGGGAGGTATCGGCAAATATGATACCTATATCGTCACGGATAAGCAATACAGCGAATTAAAGGAAAATGGCAAAGAGATGACTCTGTACGGCATCAATATTACCCAACCGGAGGATAGCATAGAACTGGTGGGAAAAATTGCCGGGGTAATGAAAAACCCTGGAGAAAATCTGAACAGCTATGCCGGACAGTATCAATACAAATACTATTTAATTGGAGCTTTTTATTTCATGGGACTGGTGATGTCTATCGTCTTTGTGATCTCTACCTTCAGCACTATGTATTTTAAGATTTTAAGCGATGCCATCCTGGACCGGGAACAGTATAGGATTCTCATGAAAATCGGAATGACGGAACAGGAAGTCGCTAAAAGCATTTATACTCAGGTAGGTATCGCCTTTATCCTGCCGGTCCTATTGGGAATTATTCATGGGGTTATGGCAATTAAAGCCCTTGAATCTTTCATTCATTATCAATTCACCGGCAGTATCATAACTGGAGTAGTTGTTTTAATCCTGGTGATGGCAGGCTTCTACCTTTTTATAAGCAAGAGATACCGGAATATGGTGGTAAAGGGGTGGAATATCTATGAAACAGCTTAA
- a CDS encoding response regulator transcription factor: protein MNTKNRYRIYVVEDDEMLADEISRLLVKWGYEVRIAEIFDSILDEFLNVEPHVVLMDVNIPYFDGFYWCKKIRDTSAVPIIYISSRDSSMDVIMGMNNGGDDYLTKPFDNTVLIAKLQAVIRRAYEYSFQQSNILQYQGLIVHLEEGTAAYDNKKCELTKNELKILRLLIENQGKIVTREALMRRLWDDEVYVNENTLTVNVNRVRLKLEELGLQSFITTKKGMGYLIL from the coding sequence ATGAACACCAAAAACCGATACCGAATATATGTAGTTGAGGATGACGAGATGCTGGCCGATGAGATATCCCGGCTGCTGGTAAAGTGGGGGTACGAAGTCAGGATAGCGGAAATATTTGATAGCATCCTGGACGAGTTTCTGAACGTAGAACCCCACGTCGTTTTAATGGATGTCAATATCCCCTACTTTGATGGTTTTTATTGGTGTAAGAAAATCAGGGATACCTCCGCCGTCCCAATTATTTATATCTCATCCAGGGACAGCAGCATGGATGTCATAATGGGAATGAATAACGGCGGTGACGACTACTTAACCAAGCCCTTTGACAATACTGTATTAATAGCTAAACTGCAGGCAGTCATCCGCAGAGCCTATGAATATAGTTTCCAGCAATCCAATATCCTTCAATATCAGGGACTTATCGTCCATCTTGAGGAAGGGACGGCGGCCTATGATAATAAAAAATGTGAATTAACCAAAAATGAACTGAAGATTTTAAGGCTCCTCATAGAGAACCAAGGGAAAATAGTTACCCGGGAAGCTTTGATGAGGCGTTTATGGGATGATGAGGTTTATGTCAATGAAAATACTCTGACAGTTAATGTAAATCGCGTAAGGCTTAAGCTGGAGGAACTGGGACTTCAGTCATTTATCACCACCAAAAAAGGAATGGGGTATTTGATTTTATGA
- a CDS encoding DUF6765 family protein yields the protein MNLDFHYYGTYMAARVAGYSKEEAQIICYAAQLVDDNTIHTQIDSLPFQEIVTYRDSKDIIEDAENPLPYTKEDEAAAREIWCPFHFLPGNENYKVQYKGKMYAGVSWLPIWNFEHDSKQKFKLMTLPQSSLANEMINRGTAKATLEEIGLKMHILADTWAHQYFAGTPEWAINDIRQSKGLYEFQDNTWHEIHCILSENDLPKNHQYQVPGFSSPYYVSPRYLGHAQIGHLADYGFVKFKYLPVWREEFNGERHIERDNTEDFLKAFRQMVAALSKFKKGTSFTASDDIKLEDKTEAEIKSVLSARKIDQSEEWIKAIKKLLGEDIPPYVINAWANRCRESSDKVNTNYARFHNAAKEQKELVMNFIGQNIK from the coding sequence ATGAATTTGGACTTTCATTATTACGGTACATATATGGCGGCAAGAGTTGCAGGATATTCCAAGGAGGAAGCTCAAATAATCTGTTATGCCGCCCAGCTGGTCGATGATAATACCATTCATACGCAGATAGACAGCTTACCCTTTCAGGAAATAGTCACTTATCGTGACTCTAAAGATATCATAGAAGATGCGGAAAACCCCCTTCCCTATACAAAAGAAGATGAAGCTGCTGCTCGTGAGATTTGGTGTCCTTTCCACTTTTTGCCCGGAAATGAGAATTACAAAGTGCAATATAAAGGAAAGATGTATGCCGGAGTGTCATGGCTGCCTATATGGAATTTTGAACATGATTCAAAACAAAAATTCAAGCTCATGACATTGCCGCAAAGCAGTCTTGCAAATGAAATGATAAACAGAGGTACTGCAAAAGCAACACTGGAGGAAATCGGGCTGAAGATGCATATTTTAGCTGATACATGGGCTCATCAATACTTTGCAGGTACACCGGAGTGGGCAATAAATGATATCCGGCAATCTAAAGGCTTATATGAATTTCAGGATAACACTTGGCATGAAATTCATTGTATCCTTTCGGAAAATGACCTTCCGAAAAATCATCAGTATCAAGTTCCGGGCTTTTCGTCACCCTATTATGTAAGTCCGCGATATCTCGGACATGCACAAATAGGTCACCTTGCCGATTATGGATTTGTTAAATTCAAATATCTTCCCGTTTGGCGAGAAGAATTTAATGGGGAAAGGCATATTGAGCGCGATAATACCGAAGACTTCCTTAAAGCCTTCAGACAAATGGTTGCAGCATTAAGCAAGTTTAAAAAGGGAACGAGTTTTACTGCTTCCGATGACATTAAATTGGAGGATAAAACCGAGGCAGAAATTAAAAGCGTGTTATCCGCGAGAAAAATTGACCAGTCCGAAGAGTGGATAAAAGCTATAAAGAAGCTTTTAGGTGAAGATATTCCTCCTTATGTAATAAATGCCTGGGCAAATAGGTGCAGGGAATCTTCTGATAAAGTCAACACAAATTATGCAAGATTTCATAATGCCGCAAAAGAGCAAAAGGAATTGGTTATGAATTTTATCGGTCAAAACATTAAGTAA
- a CDS encoding LytR/AlgR family response regulator transcription factor has product MRIALCDDDVTARQALKTQLNTYCSQRNLCLTIDCFSCGEDFLKSSVQYEIVFMDIYLTGMSGTEAVQEIRKTSRCSVVFMTVSREHAVEAFGLNATHYLIKPITEEALAEAMQRCLERIDRESERLLEVKSRQGTVPILMKNIIYIEIFNKISIIHTEKKHIQTYMTLDALLKLLEESVFMRAQRSFIVNMNFIESFFFDRIVLKDGTEIILSRKNRSELKAQYQHFLFNLARRGGI; this is encoded by the coding sequence TTGAGAATTGCTTTGTGCGATGACGATGTAACTGCTCGTCAAGCCTTAAAGACACAGCTTAATACATACTGCAGCCAGAGAAATCTTTGCCTTACCATAGACTGCTTCTCCTGTGGAGAGGACTTTTTGAAATCGTCTGTTCAATATGAGATCGTGTTTATGGATATTTACCTAACTGGCATGAGCGGAACGGAAGCAGTGCAGGAAATCCGCAAGACCAGCCGCTGTTCTGTGGTATTTATGACGGTAAGCCGTGAACACGCTGTGGAAGCCTTTGGCCTGAACGCCACCCATTATCTTATAAAGCCTATTACAGAAGAAGCCCTGGCCGAAGCCATGCAGCGCTGTCTGGAACGAATAGACCGGGAATCCGAACGGCTCCTCGAGGTAAAAAGCAGACAGGGCACAGTTCCCATCTTAATGAAGAACATAATTTATATTGAAATATTCAATAAGATTTCCATTATCCACACTGAGAAAAAACATATTCAGACATATATGACCTTAGACGCGCTTTTAAAATTGCTGGAGGAAAGCGTTTTTATGAGGGCACAACGCAGTTTTATCGTCAACATGAATTTTATTGAGTCCTTCTTTTTTGACCGCATTGTGTTGAAGGACGGAACAGAAATTATTCTTTCACGGAAAAATAGGTCTGAGCTTAAGGCGCAATACCAGCATTTCTTATTCAATCTTGCAAGGAGGGGCGGAATATGA
- a CDS encoding S41 family peptidase, with protein MKQLNLRKACSFTKVPYALAIIFIVTIMLLPTGCSRVPSTDPYLAEDRDTGWVKDITYLEETLPKVHKNLYFNLSEQDFLQQLEELKNKVPVYSDEQMEIALNVILAGMGDTHTGSNISSEYRYPLELHWFAEGIYIMGTSKEYQELLNARIITLNGKKIEEAADMLRPLLAGANESWFKTQVIYYLPMPGVLKYFGLSKEDEIGLDVELENGKMQTVKLKPISHKDYVPTEGLTESVPLYKSRPDENYWYEYLEDEKIIYFNYSSCRQMRDKPFEIFRKEFWHFVKSHEVNKLVIDIRENRGGISTILDPFIKEVKNSDFNQQGKLYVITGKNTFSSAVLNAVSLKKKTKAYFVGEATGGEPNHYGEVKQFKLPNSEITIRYSTKYFHWLDQDVNTLEPDKVIEETFDDYRQGAVPVLEWIINRN; from the coding sequence ATGAAACAGCTTAATTTAAGAAAGGCATGCTCCTTTACTAAGGTCCCTTATGCTCTTGCCATTATATTTATAGTAACAATTATGCTTTTGCCGACAGGCTGCAGCCGCGTCCCTTCAACCGACCCTTATCTGGCTGAAGACAGGGACACCGGTTGGGTAAAGGATATCACCTATCTAGAAGAAACACTGCCGAAAGTCCATAAGAATCTGTATTTTAACCTCTCCGAGCAAGACTTTCTTCAGCAGCTGGAAGAGCTAAAGAACAAAGTTCCAGTATATTCGGATGAGCAGATGGAGATAGCTCTAAACGTTATTCTGGCCGGTATGGGAGATACCCATACCGGATCCAATATAAGTTCGGAATACCGGTATCCGCTTGAGCTTCATTGGTTTGCCGAGGGCATCTATATTATGGGTACAAGTAAAGAATATCAGGAATTACTGAATGCCAGAATAATCACCTTAAACGGTAAGAAAATTGAAGAAGCGGCCGATATGCTAAGACCTCTACTGGCGGGTGCCAATGAAAGCTGGTTTAAGACCCAGGTTATCTATTATCTGCCCATGCCGGGCGTACTGAAATATTTTGGCTTAAGCAAGGAAGATGAAATCGGACTGGATGTGGAACTGGAAAACGGTAAAATGCAGACGGTGAAATTAAAACCAATAAGTCATAAAGATTATGTGCCCACCGAAGGTCTGACAGAATCCGTCCCTCTTTATAAGAGCCGTCCGGATGAAAATTATTGGTATGAATATTTAGAAGACGAGAAAATCATTTATTTTAACTACAGCAGTTGCCGACAAATGAGAGATAAACCTTTTGAAATTTTCCGTAAGGAGTTCTGGCACTTTGTAAAAAGCCATGAAGTCAACAAGCTTGTTATTGATATCAGGGAAAATCGCGGCGGTATCTCCACCATCCTGGACCCTTTCATCAAGGAAGTGAAAAACAGCGATTTTAACCAGCAAGGCAAATTATATGTGATCACAGGAAAGAATACTTTTTCTTCTGCTGTTTTGAATGCTGTAAGTTTGAAGAAAAAAACCAAGGCCTATTTTGTAGGAGAAGCTACGGGCGGTGAGCCAAACCACTACGGAGAAGTAAAACAATTCAAGCTGCCTAACAGTGAAATAACCATCCGATATTCGACGAAGTATTTCCATTGGTTGGATCAGGATGTCAACACGCTGGAGCCGGATAAGGTGATTGAAGAAACTTTTGACGACTACCGACAAGGGGCGGTTCCGGTGCTGGAGTGGATAATAAATAGGAATTGA
- a CDS encoding PLAT/LH2 domain-containing protein has translation MSNKYNISIHTGDEVYAGTDSNIFIQLIGNKGISEEYRLNGLLSGNAFERNDTNKLTLDVGADCGDIYRLKIRSDCRYGGSDWLLSWIDVKQDNNNAPISRFSYNAWIKDTGVKELDVASGLTVEDKVKELYETEYSGEIITIPANSEADFTYKYTTKLGILLSETEISEIGTSTNTSAEASYKSPTGAAAKAAISFGITTKKQKESHQELKYDTIGEKEIKIHLKASDIERKYKVYCTYKKQDHTLRIGSLVYKVPVMESVENSGFEEIK, from the coding sequence ATGAGTAATAAGTACAATATTTCCATACATACCGGGGATGAGGTATATGCTGGAACAGATTCCAATATATTTATCCAGTTAATAGGCAATAAGGGGATTTCCGAAGAATATAGGCTAAATGGTTTATTAAGCGGGAATGCTTTTGAAAGAAATGATACAAACAAGCTCACACTGGACGTCGGAGCAGATTGCGGCGATATTTACAGGTTAAAAATCAGAAGCGACTGCCGGTACGGAGGAAGCGACTGGTTATTATCCTGGATTGACGTAAAACAGGATAATAATAATGCGCCAATCAGCAGATTTTCATATAATGCATGGATTAAAGACACAGGAGTCAAGGAATTGGATGTTGCGTCAGGACTGACGGTGGAAGATAAAGTAAAGGAACTGTATGAAACCGAATACAGCGGAGAGATAATTACAATACCTGCAAATTCGGAAGCCGATTTCACTTATAAATATACCACCAAATTAGGTATATTGCTGAGTGAAACTGAAATAAGCGAAATAGGTACCTCCACTAATACCTCAGCTGAAGCTTCATATAAAAGCCCAACGGGAGCAGCAGCGAAGGCTGCTATCAGCTTTGGGATAACCACCAAAAAACAGAAAGAATCTCATCAGGAATTAAAGTATGATACCATTGGAGAAAAAGAGATAAAGATACACCTGAAGGCTTCTGATATAGAGAGAAAATACAAGGTCTACTGTACCTATAAAAAGCAGGATCATACATTAAGAATAGGAAGTCTGGTATATAAGGTTCCGGTTATGGAATCAGTTGAAAACTCAGGTTTCGAGGAAATAAAATAA
- a CDS encoding sensor histidine kinase, producing MKTADYIKGQWEWIASQAGIIILVNLILLTSTPLAKTLGEIFYLDLLVIFISAAGYFFHYRRLNKAYMKARKTMLEGQDTDWLLSEPSAIEEKDIPEIRLLKELLEYKNEAFFLKEESYRQRMNDLKDYLTQTVHDLKVNLSICEMVVGRLKSETDISNKLTFQIEQMKFRINQALSITRANHYSEDIVSENVDLGQIVKEAISDNAEFFIAKDISIQSSVKPYHFISDKKWINYIVSQILNNSSKYTEKKGEIVISSQEDEWGYHLYLKDNGIGIPKEELGRVFDKGFTGSNGRKSSKSTGMGMYYAKKMADTLGIGLKVQSEQGVYTEFVVSFYKLSDYMKRQRS from the coding sequence ATGAAAACAGCAGACTATATCAAGGGACAATGGGAATGGATAGCCAGCCAGGCGGGCATTATTATCCTGGTTAATTTAATTTTACTGACAAGCACTCCCCTGGCAAAAACACTGGGGGAGATTTTTTATCTTGATTTACTGGTTATTTTCATATCCGCTGCGGGGTATTTCTTTCATTATCGTCGGTTGAATAAGGCTTATATGAAAGCCAGGAAAACTATGCTGGAAGGCCAGGATACCGACTGGCTCTTAAGTGAGCCTTCAGCCATAGAAGAAAAGGATATCCCGGAAATCAGGCTTTTAAAAGAACTGCTGGAGTATAAAAATGAGGCTTTCTTCCTAAAAGAAGAAAGCTACAGGCAACGGATGAATGATTTAAAAGATTATCTCACCCAGACCGTCCATGATTTGAAAGTGAACCTATCCATATGTGAAATGGTTGTGGGACGTCTGAAAAGTGAAACGGATATCTCAAATAAACTGACATTTCAAATCGAGCAGATGAAATTCCGGATTAATCAGGCCTTATCCATTACCAGGGCCAATCACTACAGCGAGGATATTGTTTCGGAAAATGTTGACCTGGGACAAATCGTCAAAGAGGCCATCAGCGATAACGCTGAATTTTTTATAGCCAAGGATATCAGTATTCAGAGTAGCGTAAAGCCCTATCATTTTATCAGCGATAAAAAATGGATTAATTATATCGTCTCTCAGATTCTTAATAACAGCAGCAAGTATACGGAAAAGAAGGGTGAAATAGTCATAAGCAGTCAGGAAGATGAGTGGGGATATCATCTGTATCTGAAGGATAACGGCATAGGAATTCCCAAAGAAGAACTGGGACGGGTATTTGATAAAGGGTTTACCGGCAGCAACGGCAGAAAAAGCTCCAAGTCTACTGGTATGGGCATGTACTACGCCAAAAAAATGGCCGATACCTTAGGGATAGGTCTGAAGGTACAGAGTGAACAAGGGGTTTATACCGAATTCGTTGTATCCTTCTACAAGCTGTCCGATTATATGAAGCGCCAGCGCAGCTAA